The proteins below come from a single Vidua macroura isolate BioBank_ID:100142 chromosome 17, ASM2450914v1, whole genome shotgun sequence genomic window:
- the R3HDML gene encoding peptidase inhibitor R3HDML: MAVLRLHLYLTALGCWVTQLSSSFLLPNATELLSPPEGTAAGLLWGEGLPRGRRKRYLSPHDMSVILDYHNQVRAQVSPPAANMEYMVWDERLARAAEAWAARCLWEHGPPELMKYVGQNLSIQSGRYRSVMDMVKSWHQEKQHYSFPHPRECNPRCPSKCSGSVCSHYTQMVWATSSRLGCALGSCANVRVWGSTWRHAILLVCNYAIKGNWLGEAPYKVGRPCSACPPAYGGGCSNNMCFSGVKSNQVSWF; this comes from the exons ATGGCTGTGCTCCGCTTGCACCTGTACCTCACAGCCTTGGGCTGCTGGGTGACACAGCtgtccagctccttcctgctgcccaaCGCCACCGAGCTGCTGTCCCCGCCCGAGGGCACGGCCGCGGGGCTGCTGTGGGGCGAGGGGCTCCCGCGGGGCCGGCGGAAGCGCTACCTCTCCCCCCATGACATGAGTGTGATTCTGGACTATCACAACCAAGTGCGGGCACAGgtgtcccctcctgctgccaaTATGGAATACATG GTGTGGGATGAGCGGCTGGCCAGGGCAGCGGAGGCGTGGGCTGCGCGCTGCCTGTGGGAGCACGGCCCCCCCGAGCTGATGAAGTATGTGGGACAGAACCTCTCCATCCAATCGGGCAG GTACCGCTCTGTCATGGACATGGTGAAATCCTGGCACCAGGAGAAGCAGCACTactccttcccccacccccgCGAGTGCAACCCCCGCTGCCCCTCCAAATGCAGCGGCTCTGTCTGCAGCCACTACACGCAG ATGGTGTGGGCAACCTCGAGCcgcctgggctgtgccctgggcagctgtgccaacGTGCGGGTGTGGGGCAGCACGTGGCGTCACGCCATCCTCCTCGTCTGCAACTACGCCATCAA GGGCAACTGGCTGGGAGAAGCGCCCTACAAGGTGGGGCGGCCGTGCTCAGCCTGCCCCCCCGCCTACGGCGGGGGCTGCTCCAACAACATGTGCTTCAGCGGAGTCAAATCCAACCAAGTCAGCTGGTTCtag